A single genomic interval of Psychroserpens sp. NJDZ02 harbors:
- a CDS encoding CBS domain-containing protein: protein MNLPDYVINDIKPLLNTGLVSDLQLLFNQLTYSHIPIKNEDGVYLGCISENDAHCFQKVEVISDCAYATEGFFVRDDTNWLDVLEAFAQNSANIMPVLDVNSKYLGYYELNDIISLFNETPFFAENGAVLIIEKGLPDYSFSEISQIVESNDGKLYGAFISKIENDIAQITLKIGNVGLSEIMQTFRRYSYNIVSGHEEDSYLDALKERSDYLNKYLNM, encoded by the coding sequence ATGAATCTTCCAGATTACGTAATAAACGATATAAAACCATTGCTTAACACAGGTTTGGTTAGTGATTTACAGTTGCTGTTTAATCAATTAACTTATTCTCATATTCCTATAAAAAACGAGGATGGCGTCTACTTGGGGTGTATCTCGGAGAATGACGCGCATTGTTTTCAAAAAGTTGAGGTTATTTCGGATTGTGCGTATGCTACAGAAGGTTTTTTTGTAAGAGACGATACTAATTGGCTAGATGTTTTAGAGGCTTTTGCGCAAAACTCAGCTAATATTATGCCTGTTTTAGATGTAAATAGTAAATATTTAGGTTATTATGAACTTAATGATATTATTAGTTTGTTTAATGAAACACCATTTTTTGCCGAGAATGGAGCCGTTTTAATTATTGAAAAAGGATTGCCTGATTATTCGTTTAGTGAAATTAGCCAAATAGTAGAAAGTAATGATGGTAAGTTGTATGGGGCTTTTATTTCTAAAATTGAAAATGATATTGCTCAGATTACATTAAAAATAGGGAATGTTGGTCTAAGCGAGATTATGCAAACCTTTAGACGTTATAGTTATAATATTGTTTCAGGACATGAAGAGGATAGTTATCTTGATGCTTTAAAAGAACGTTCTGATTATCTTAATAAATATCTAAACATGTAA
- a CDS encoding NAD kinase encodes MKVAIFSQFQKKKPLASLEVLLNVLEKKKIEVVIEAAFYKGVSSSIKSEYNTFSTLDNSCDFLVSIGGDGTILRAITVVGDLNIPIVGINTGRLGFLATIQIEDIETAIHRILEKKYSISERSLLTIESSEDNAEINTCNFALNEIAVSRKNTTSMITVETELNGEYLTSYWSDGLIISTPTGSTGYSLSCGGPVITPNTNSLVLTPIAPHNLSARPLVIDDSTVITLKVDGREKKHLVSMDSRIATLSNRTTITIKKAPFTIKMIVLNNETFLDTLRKKLLWGEDKRN; translated from the coding sequence ATGAAGGTTGCTATTTTTAGTCAGTTTCAGAAAAAAAAGCCATTAGCATCACTAGAAGTGTTGCTGAATGTGTTAGAAAAAAAGAAAATAGAGGTTGTTATTGAAGCCGCTTTCTATAAAGGGGTGTCGTCAAGTATAAAGTCTGAATATAATACGTTTTCAACGCTAGATAATAGTTGCGACTTTTTAGTTAGTATTGGAGGGGATGGTACTATTTTACGTGCGATAACTGTCGTTGGAGATTTAAATATTCCTATTGTTGGTATTAATACAGGTCGTCTAGGTTTTTTGGCTACCATACAAATTGAAGACATTGAAACGGCGATACATCGTATTTTAGAAAAAAAATATTCCATTTCAGAACGTAGTTTGTTAACGATTGAAAGTTCTGAGGATAATGCCGAAATTAATACGTGCAATTTTGCTTTAAATGAAATCGCAGTTAGTAGAAAAAATACAACGTCTATGATTACGGTTGAGACCGAATTGAATGGCGAGTATCTTACGTCGTATTGGAGTGATGGTTTGATTATATCAACACCAACAGGATCTACAGGGTATTCTTTAAGTTGTGGAGGGCCAGTAATAACTCCTAATACAAATAGTTTAGTTTTAACGCCAATTGCACCGCATAATTTAAGTGCAAGACCATTGGTTATTGACGATTCTACCGTAATTACTTTAAAAGTAGATGGGAGAGAGAAAAAGCATTTAGTGTCGATGGACTCTAGAATTGCAACGCTTTCAAATAGAACTACAATTACCATTAAAAAGGCACCTTTTACTATTAAAATGATCGTGTTAAACAACGAAACTTTTCTGGATACACTCCGAAAAAAATTACTTTGGGGAGAAGACAAACGTAATTAA
- a CDS encoding DUF6089 family protein, translating to MKQLTLLILTFFCIQNSSAQINEFGLYLGGANFVGDVGATDYIAPNQLAIGAIYKWNRSPRHSYRVSLTFAELEGIDKNSDDPSRQLRSLEFNNQIIELSAGVEFTFFDFDLHEGGFVSTPYLSTGISATQHDDFYYNSLGEVESNDDTNIALGIPMIIGFKALVSSNIILALEVGARYTFSDNLDGSSPDAEELAQRSFGNLNNNDWYMFTGVTLTYTFGKNPCYCGY from the coding sequence ATGAAGCAGTTAACCTTACTAATACTAACATTTTTTTGCATACAAAATAGTAGCGCACAAATCAACGAATTTGGGTTGTATTTGGGAGGTGCTAATTTTGTAGGAGATGTTGGAGCTACCGATTATATAGCTCCAAACCAATTAGCAATAGGTGCTATATATAAATGGAATAGGAGTCCAAGACATTCTTACAGGGTTTCTTTAACGTTTGCAGAATTAGAAGGTATCGATAAAAATTCCGACGACCCAAGTAGGCAATTAAGAAGCTTAGAATTTAATAATCAAATTATAGAATTATCGGCAGGTGTCGAATTTACTTTTTTTGACTTTGATTTACACGAGGGCGGGTTTGTGTCTACACCATATCTGTCTACAGGTATAAGTGCAACGCAACACGATGATTTTTACTATAATAGTTTAGGAGAGGTAGAGTCTAATGATGATACTAATATTGCTTTAGGGATTCCAATGATAATAGGCTTTAAAGCTTTAGTTAGTTCTAATATAATTCTAGCTTTAGAAGTAGGCGCACGTTATACTTTTTCTGATAATTTAGATGGAAGTTCGCCAGATGCAGAAGAATTAGCACAAAGAAGTTTCGGGAATTTAAATAATAATGATTGGTATATGTTTACAGGAGTAACCTTAACATATACATTTGGTAAAAACCCTTGTTATTGCGGATATTAA
- a CDS encoding isoprenyl transferase, with translation MDGNGRWAKKQGMLRAFGHENGTKSVRETVEACAELGIKHLTLYAFSTENWKRPKLEVDTLMKLLVSSLKKEIKTLLDNKIKLKAIGNLESLPKKVYKELQEVIELTKDNTHMDLTLALSYGSREELLHAVKEISIKVKNNIISAENIDESVFNAHLYTQSLPDVDLLIRTSGEQRISNFLLWQIAYAELYFTPVLWPDFTKKHLNEAITEYQKRERRFGKTSEQLS, from the coding sequence ATGGACGGTAATGGGAGATGGGCTAAAAAGCAAGGTATGTTGCGTGCTTTTGGTCATGAGAATGGTACTAAATCTGTGCGCGAAACAGTGGAGGCTTGTGCCGAATTAGGTATAAAACATTTAACATTATATGCGTTTTCTACAGAGAATTGGAAACGTCCCAAATTAGAAGTGGATACTTTAATGAAGCTTTTAGTGTCTTCTCTTAAAAAAGAAATTAAAACACTTTTAGATAACAAAATCAAACTAAAAGCAATTGGTAATCTAGAGTCATTACCTAAAAAAGTTTATAAAGAATTACAAGAAGTTATTGAATTAACTAAGGATAATACACATATGGATCTGACATTAGCACTTAGCTATGGGTCTAGAGAAGAGCTATTACATGCTGTTAAAGAAATCAGTATTAAAGTTAAAAATAATATAATTTCTGCAGAAAATATTGACGAATCGGTATTTAATGCACATCTTTACACGCAGAGTTTACCTGATGTTGATTTACTTATAAGGACAAGTGGAGAGCAGCGTATTAGTAATTTTTTGTTGTGGCAAATAGCTTATGCAGAATTATATTTTACACCAGTACTTTGGCCGGACTTTACAAAGAAACACTTAAATGAAGCGATTACAGAATATCAAAAAAGAGAACGACGATTTGGGAAAACAAGTGAACAACTTAGCTAA
- a CDS encoding outer membrane protein assembly factor, translating to MKRLQNIKKENDDLGKQVNNLAKQLPLKTILNYTLFVFAFLSALTITAQDLSYENGKKYNLAEITVKGNTSFSEQTIVTYSGLKKGTEIMIPGEEISDAIKKLWKSNLFSDIEMYLLKVEGDSAFLEIRLSDLPELKEIVITGVKIGKHEAILEENKLLKGTKVTENLITTTENYLESKYKKDGFLNAKVNVNTIEVVNDSIDKSIVNMIVAIDKGEKVKVKNIDFEGNTVISDKNLRKAMKNTKKKNPIRVLKRSKFIEADYKEDLISIVNKYKEVGYRDARVISDSLIDNNDKTVSLKINVEEGEKYTFGEVSFIGNTVYADEYLKRKLRIEKGDTYNGVELQKRIADDTKPDGDDLTNLYQNNGYLFSTINPVEINSGGNVIDMEIRISEGKAVYFDKVSVVGNQKTNDHVIYREIRTRPGELYSKENVVRTIRELSQLGFFDAEQLSPNFKNPNPEEGTIDMEYAVVESGSSQIELQGGYGGGGFIGTLGLSFNNFSIKDLFKKEAYDPIPSGDGQKLALRLQASTYFQTYSFSFSEPWLGGKKPVQFSTSISQTKQFLYDATTGNADKDSRFNITGITFGLAKRLSVPDDFFTLSQAVSFQHYDLKNYNTGLFTFGDGYSNNLSYTLGLSRNNTFNDPIFPMGGSSFSATAKFSLPYSLFNSTDYDALKSERDINEDIANDDNANIILRTEAANRVSEIDQERYKWLEFYKIKFKGDWYTKLVGKLVLRPSIEFGFLGAYNQDRGVIPFERFFVGGDGLGSYSLDGREAVALRGYANQALSSSDGGTIYNKFSLELRYPITLKQSAKIYALGFLEGGGSYDNFNDYDPFALKRSAGFGLRIFMPAFGLLGIDFGHGFDPQPGETSKHGWETHFIIGQQF from the coding sequence ATGAAGCGATTACAGAATATCAAAAAAGAGAACGACGATTTGGGAAAACAAGTGAACAACTTAGCTAAACAATTACCATTGAAAACAATATTAAATTACACTTTGTTTGTATTTGCATTTTTAAGTGCATTAACAATAACTGCTCAAGATTTAAGCTACGAAAACGGTAAAAAATATAATCTAGCAGAAATTACAGTTAAAGGGAATACTAGCTTTAGCGAACAAACTATAGTTACGTATTCCGGTTTAAAAAAGGGAACGGAAATTATGATTCCTGGTGAAGAAATTAGTGATGCCATAAAAAAGCTATGGAAGTCTAATTTGTTTAGTGATATAGAAATGTATTTGCTAAAGGTTGAAGGGGATAGTGCTTTTTTAGAGATTAGATTATCTGACTTGCCGGAACTTAAAGAAATTGTAATAACAGGTGTTAAAATAGGAAAACACGAAGCTATTTTAGAAGAAAATAAACTTTTAAAAGGGACGAAAGTTACAGAGAATTTAATTACCACTACAGAGAATTACTTAGAAAGTAAGTACAAGAAAGATGGTTTTCTTAATGCTAAGGTAAATGTAAATACTATAGAAGTAGTTAATGATTCAATCGATAAATCTATTGTAAACATGATAGTTGCTATTGATAAAGGTGAAAAGGTAAAGGTAAAAAATATAGATTTTGAAGGTAATACAGTTATAAGTGATAAAAACCTTAGAAAAGCTATGAAAAACACTAAAAAGAAAAATCCTATTAGAGTTTTGAAGCGTTCAAAATTTATCGAAGCAGACTATAAAGAGGATCTTATAAGCATCGTAAATAAATATAAAGAAGTTGGATACAGAGATGCGAGAGTTATTTCTGATTCCTTAATTGATAATAATGACAAAACAGTATCCCTTAAAATTAATGTTGAAGAAGGTGAAAAATACACGTTTGGTGAAGTATCCTTTATTGGTAATACTGTTTATGCTGATGAATACTTAAAAAGGAAATTACGAATTGAGAAGGGGGACACTTACAACGGGGTTGAACTTCAAAAGCGTATTGCTGATGATACAAAACCAGATGGAGATGACTTGACTAACCTTTATCAAAATAATGGTTATTTATTTTCTACAATAAATCCTGTCGAAATTAACTCGGGTGGGAATGTGATCGACATGGAGATTAGAATTTCTGAAGGTAAGGCAGTCTATTTTGATAAAGTGTCAGTAGTAGGAAACCAAAAAACTAATGACCATGTAATTTACAGAGAGATTAGAACAAGACCGGGTGAATTATATAGTAAAGAAAATGTAGTTAGAACTATTAGAGAACTTAGTCAGTTAGGTTTCTTTGATGCAGAACAATTATCTCCAAATTTTAAAAATCCTAATCCAGAGGAAGGTACTATAGATATGGAATATGCTGTAGTAGAGTCTGGTTCTAGTCAAATCGAACTTCAAGGAGGTTATGGTGGCGGTGGATTTATTGGTACTTTGGGGCTTTCTTTTAATAACTTTTCGATAAAAGATTTATTCAAAAAAGAGGCTTATGATCCAATACCAAGTGGTGATGGTCAGAAGCTGGCATTACGTTTGCAGGCCAGTACTTATTTCCAAACGTATAGTTTTTCATTCTCAGAACCTTGGTTAGGAGGTAAAAAACCAGTTCAGTTTTCAACGTCTATTTCACAAACAAAACAATTCTTGTATGATGCAACAACAGGGAATGCAGATAAAGATAGTCGATTTAATATTACGGGGATCACATTTGGTCTAGCTAAACGTTTATCGGTTCCTGATGATTTCTTTACTTTATCTCAGGCTGTAAGTTTTCAACATTATGATTTAAAAAATTACAATACAGGATTATTTACTTTTGGAGATGGTTATTCTAATAACTTATCATACACGTTAGGTTTGAGTAGAAATAATACATTTAATGATCCAATTTTCCCAATGGGTGGATCCAGTTTTTCTGCGACAGCTAAATTTTCTTTACCATATTCTTTGTTTAACAGTACAGATTATGATGCGCTTAAATCGGAAAGAGATATTAATGAAGATATTGCTAATGATGATAATGCAAACATAATTTTAAGAACAGAAGCCGCAAATAGAGTAAGTGAAATTGATCAAGAACGTTATAAGTGGTTGGAGTTTTATAAAATTAAATTCAAAGGAGATTGGTATACCAAATTAGTGGGTAAACTTGTATTGCGTCCAAGTATAGAGTTTGGGTTTTTAGGAGCATATAATCAAGATAGAGGTGTGATTCCTTTTGAGCGTTTCTTTGTAGGTGGTGATGGATTGGGTAGTTATAGTTTAGATGGTAGAGAGGCTGTAGCCCTTCGTGGTTATGCAAATCAAGCACTCTCATCTTCAGATGGTGGTACTATTTATAATAAATTTTCTTTGGAATTACGTTACCCTATTACTTTAAAGCAATCTGCTAAGATCTATGCTTTAGGATTTTTAGAAGGTGGTGGGTCTTATGATAATTTTAATGACTATGATCCGTTTGCACTTAAGAGATCAGCTGGGTTTGGTTTAAGAATCTTTATGCCAGCATTTGGTTTATTAGGAATTGATTTTGGTCACGGGTTTGATCCACAACCAGGAGAAACGTCTAAACATGGTTGGGAAACTCACTTTATAATTGGTCAACAATTTTAA
- a CDS encoding OmpH family outer membrane protein: MKIKVLIILAMLTVGFTASAQRGVRIGYIDTEYILENIPEYTEATSQLEGKVQKWKSEIEGQLNDLKVKRESLNLEKALLTKELIEEREEDLVFEEKEILDYQQKRFGPNGDLMIQKRQLMQPVQDQIFQAVQDIATAKKYDFVFDKSADVVMLYSAERFDMSELIIRTISRASKRTQANNRSERKNAKEEDVVVEINESKEARQKAIDDKLAERAKAAELRKKTVLDEREAKKKAAAEERAKVIEERAKAREDKLEERNAGKEEDNKSVGQPGDVNEEE, translated from the coding sequence ATGAAAATTAAAGTTCTTATTATATTGGCTATGCTGACGGTAGGTTTTACTGCTAGTGCCCAACGTGGGGTTAGGATTGGTTATATAGATACTGAGTATATTCTAGAAAATATTCCTGAATACACGGAAGCTACTAGTCAATTAGAAGGCAAAGTTCAAAAATGGAAATCCGAAATAGAAGGTCAGCTTAATGATTTAAAGGTAAAGCGTGAGTCGTTAAATCTTGAAAAGGCTTTATTGACCAAAGAGTTAATTGAGGAGCGTGAAGAAGATCTTGTTTTTGAAGAAAAAGAGATATTAGATTATCAACAGAAGCGTTTTGGTCCTAATGGTGATTTAATGATTCAAAAAAGACAACTCATGCAACCTGTCCAAGATCAGATTTTTCAGGCTGTTCAGGATATTGCAACAGCAAAGAAATATGATTTCGTCTTTGATAAGTCTGCAGATGTTGTGATGCTGTATTCAGCGGAACGTTTTGATATGAGTGAACTAATTATAAGAACAATATCAAGAGCGTCAAAACGTACGCAAGCAAATAATAGATCGGAACGAAAAAATGCCAAGGAAGAGGATGTGGTTGTTGAAATTAACGAAAGTAAGGAAGCACGTCAAAAGGCTATAGACGATAAATTAGCAGAGAGAGCAAAGGCTGCTGAATTAAGAAAAAAGACGGTATTGGATGAGAGAGAGGCTAAGAAAAAAGCAGCAGCAGAAGAAAGAGCTAAAGTCATAGAAGAACGAGCTAAAGCGAGGGAGGATAAATTAGAGGAAAGAAATGCTGGTAAGGAAGAAGACAATAAGTCTGTTGGACAACCAGGTGATGTAAATGAGGAAGAGTAA
- a CDS encoding OmpH family outer membrane protein has protein sequence MKQIKTLLFATALFIGATSFTNAQTKLAHVDTQKLVASMPAMKAAKAEMEKMGKTFEADIKEMMTEYQSKAKVYEAEAATKTNEQNQSRGEELQGMQQSIRQYQTDAQTQLQKKEFDLLKPITDKAKAAILKVGAAQGFNYVLDSSEGSGVIMAAGKDLMTDVQKELGF, from the coding sequence ATGAAACAAATCAAAACACTTTTATTTGCTACAGCCTTATTTATTGGAGCGACAAGTTTTACAAATGCTCAAACAAAATTAGCACATGTTGATACACAAAAACTAGTTGCATCAATGCCGGCAATGAAAGCTGCTAAAGCAGAAATGGAAAAGATGGGTAAGACTTTTGAAGCTGATATTAAAGAAATGATGACTGAATATCAATCTAAAGCAAAGGTATACGAAGCTGAAGCTGCGACTAAAACAAACGAGCAGAATCAATCTCGTGGAGAAGAATTACAAGGAATGCAACAAAGTATCCGTCAATATCAAACAGATGCGCAAACTCAATTACAAAAAAAGGAGTTTGACTTATTAAAGCCGATAACTGATAAAGCTAAAGCTGCAATCTTGAAAGTAGGTGCAGCACAAGGGTTTAATTACGTTTTAGATTCTTCTGAAGGATCTGGTGTAATTATGGCAGCTGGAAAAGACTTAATGACTGATGTACAAAAAGAATTAGGATTTTAA
- the murI gene encoding glutamate racemase, with product MNKQPIGIFDSGVGGTSIWRAIHALMPKENTVYLADSANAPYGPKGKEAILALSIKNTEYLLNHNCKLIVVACNTATTNAIDYLRQHYDVPIIGIEPAIKPAALKTQTKVIGVLATRGTLSSELFCNATQLYSNGIKIIEQEGEGIVQLIESGRINSTKMTAVLRGYLEPMLEANIDYLVLGCTHYPYLMTQLKKILPKHVKIIDSGEAVAKQTKAVLEKHALLNTAEANPILQFYSNSNPLVMSSLLEDKFKVDYLKF from the coding sequence ATGAATAAACAACCCATAGGTATTTTTGATTCGGGAGTAGGTGGTACGTCCATATGGAGGGCAATTCATGCTTTGATGCCTAAAGAAAATACTGTTTATCTTGCAGATAGTGCTAACGCACCTTATGGTCCAAAAGGGAAAGAGGCTATTTTAGCCCTTTCTATTAAAAATACGGAGTATTTACTTAATCACAACTGTAAGCTTATTGTTGTGGCTTGTAATACTGCTACAACGAATGCTATTGACTATCTGAGACAACATTATGATGTGCCAATTATAGGTATAGAGCCAGCCATTAAGCCAGCTGCTTTAAAAACACAAACAAAGGTCATAGGTGTTTTGGCTACAAGAGGAACTTTAAGTAGTGAATTGTTTTGTAATGCGACGCAATTATATAGTAATGGTATAAAGATTATAGAGCAAGAAGGAGAGGGGATAGTACAATTAATAGAAAGTGGTCGCATTAACTCTACTAAAATGACCGCTGTTCTTAGAGGTTATTTAGAACCAATGCTAGAAGCTAATATTGATTATTTGGTGTTGGGTTGTACGCATTATCCTTATTTGATGACTCAATTGAAAAAAATATTGCCTAAACATGTTAAGATAATTGATTCTGGAGAGGCGGTAGCAAAACAGACGAAAGCTGTTTTGGAAAAGCATGCATTATTAAATACAGCTGAAGCTAATCCAATTTTACAGTTTTATTCTAATAGTAACCCATTAGTGATGTCAAGTTTGTTGGAAGATAAGTTTAAAGTTGACTATTTAAAATTTTAA
- the rpsU gene encoding 30S ribosomal protein S21, producing the protein MLRIEIKEGENIERALKRYKRKHRNVKVMQNLRDKQYFTKPSVKNRRQIQKASYIQGLRDAENI; encoded by the coding sequence ATGTTAAGAATTGAAATTAAAGAAGGTGAAAACATAGAACGTGCACTTAAACGTTACAAACGTAAGCACAGAAATGTAAAAGTTATGCAAAACTTAAGAGACAAGCAATACTTTACAAAACCATCTGTAAAGAACAGACGTCAGATTCAGAAAGCTAGTTATATTCAAGGTCTTAGAGACGCAGAGAATATATAA
- a CDS encoding RNA polymerase sigma factor RpoD/SigA: MRQLKITKQVTNRESKSLDKYLQDISKLPMITAEEEVELAQKIREGCQKSLDLLTTANLRFVVSVAKQYQNQGLTLPDLINEGNAGLVKAAKRFDETRGFKFISYAVWWIRQAILSALAEQSRIVRLPLNKIGSINKIRKVTSHLEQVNQRPPSASEIAKELDLTISDVKQSMKISSRHVSMDAPLKEGEDYSLYDLVSSNESPNPDNNLMRESLNTEIDRALETLTPRESDVIRLNFGLSNQPAMTLDEIGRTFDLTRERVRQIREKGIRRLRQTSKSKILKTYLG; encoded by the coding sequence ATGAGGCAATTAAAAATTACCAAGCAAGTTACCAACCGTGAATCAAAATCACTAGATAAATACTTACAAGATATAAGCAAACTTCCCATGATTACTGCTGAGGAGGAAGTAGAACTAGCCCAAAAAATAAGGGAAGGTTGTCAGAAATCTTTGGATTTATTGACTACTGCTAACTTACGTTTTGTGGTCTCTGTTGCAAAGCAATACCAAAATCAAGGTTTAACTTTGCCTGATTTAATAAATGAAGGTAACGCTGGATTAGTTAAAGCTGCGAAACGTTTTGATGAAACCAGAGGGTTTAAATTTATATCTTACGCCGTTTGGTGGATTAGACAAGCAATTTTATCTGCTTTAGCAGAACAATCTAGAATTGTTAGATTACCATTAAACAAAATTGGATCTATTAATAAAATCCGAAAAGTAACGTCTCATCTTGAGCAAGTCAACCAAAGACCTCCAAGTGCATCAGAAATAGCAAAAGAGCTTGACTTAACAATTAGTGATGTTAAGCAGTCTATGAAAATTTCTAGTAGACACGTTTCTATGGATGCGCCTTTAAAGGAAGGTGAAGATTATAGCCTTTATGATTTAGTAAGCTCTAATGAGTCTCCAAATCCGGATAATAACTTAATGCGTGAGTCTTTAAACACAGAGATTGACAGAGCACTAGAAACGTTGACACCTAGAGAAAGTGACGTGATTAGACTTAATTTTGGATTAAGTAATCAACCAGCTATGACTTTAGACGAAATTGGTCGTACATTTGACTTAACACGTGAACGTGTAAGACAAATTAGAGAAAAAGGAATCAGACGTTTACGTCAAACTTCAAAGAGTAAAATACTAAAAACATATTTAGGATAA